A genomic window from Malassezia vespertilionis chromosome 6, complete sequence includes:
- the EXO70 gene encoding exocyst complex component exo70 (EggNog:ENOG503NZNS; COG:U; BUSCO:EOG092612J3), whose product MMQMGRIASSTLTNAQDNDLALAEMELLEQNQKRLGNLTSRMTTILNGFDRRLVKLESSILPIHRSTQLLSKINSNIGFTQQELGRSLGHYNAVVDEEAAILRGPNARDPWPYLETIQRLITEVNAKSTNPRSAQMQSKMETLIDLGARNVAELVRAYTTAESRPIDLKMQLSQNVPLPILSNECIMSIKALLQFLSTVPAQQSQGTPFESALGFYANVRSDHIAQSIAPLADHVVKTAAKLQDPTVHAPREVFIPYRRGQAGLQEWLNGVLQLVQTEHTILTSLFDGLSWQTFMSTTFTNVVSRLLNTMHTMLPALLPRLRHELNAHRFLVLDFLGACTAVLGPNCERWTAVLQQGKQLSTDLYDAFANSCQHAYLFFPEFLRDVKVIPIQKEHDSVSVDVSDIARLGIYFLSSMGEYGDVLASLLQNTGQKNWVDADSVSNISAGGLFNEYFRDLVAAIVTALERSISPVQQPTIAAIFLLNNISYLQLEVSQLRSVLPDGAVNTSGQLLSHSLRSACTSYLESWNNVIAALTDEAPGLTSTATDPMSNFFEALAEKDRIHRTHPLARGNRGLSDTLRNEVVRLVTPIYSTHLSKQRVDATGKGRQSEKDVESMIAEIFL is encoded by the exons ATGATGCAAATGGGGCGCATAGCATCGTCCACACTGACCAATGCGCAAGACAATGATTTGGCGCTGGCTGAAATGGAGCTTTTAGAGCAAAATCAAAAGCGTCTTGGAAACCTCACGAGCCGCATGACTACGATTCTTAATGGTTTCGATCGCCGCTTGGTGAAGCTAGAGAGCAGCATTTTGCCCATTCACCGCAGCACACAGCTGCTCAGCAAGATCAATTCGAACATTGGTTTTACACAACAAGAACTAGGCCGGAGTTTGGGTCATTACAATGCCGTGGTAGATGAAGAGGCAGCCATTTTGCGCGGTCCAAATGCGCGTGATCCGTGGCCCTACTTGGAGACGATCCAGCGCCTGATCACAGAAGTAAATGCAAAAAGTACTAATCCCCGCAGCGCTCAAATGCAAAGCAAGATGGAGACACTGATTGATTtaggcgcgcgcaacgttGCCGAATTGGTACGCGCGTATACAACCGCAGAATCGCGGCCTATCGACTTGAAAATGCAATTATCCCAAAACGTGCCGCTACCCATCCTGTCGAATGAGTGCATCATGTCGATCAAAGCGCTTCTGCAATTCCTTTCGACAGTTCCAGCCCAACAGAGTCAGGGCACGCCATTCGAAAGCGCACTTGGCTTTTATGCGAATGTGCGATCGGACCACATTGCGCAGAGCATTGCGCCCCTCGCAGACCATGTTGTGAAAACAGCAGCAAAACTTCAGGACCCAAcggtgcatgcgccacGCGAAGTTTTTATTCCCTACCGCAGGGGCCAAGCAGGACTGCAAGAGTGGCTGAATGGAGTGCTCCAGTTAGTGCAAACGGAACACACTATCTTGACCTCCTTATTCGATGGGTTGTCGTGGCAAACATTTATGTCGACGACGTTTACGAATGTGGTGAGCCGATTGCTTAATACTATGCATACTATGCTTCCTGCGCTATTGCCGCGTTTGCGACACGAATTGAACGCACATCGTTTCTTGGTGTTGGACTTTCTTGGTGCTTGTACTGCAGTGTTGGGTCCCAATTGTGAGCGTTGGACTGCCGTGCTCCAGCAGGGGAAGCAACTTTCTACAGATCTTTACGACGCATTTGCCAATTCCTGCCAGCATGCCTACCTCTTCTTCCCTGAATTCCTCCGCGATGTCAAGGTCATTCCAATTCAAAAAGAACACGATTCGGTCAGTGTCGATGTAAGCGATATCGCACGGCTTGGTATATATTTCCTCTCGTCGATGGGAGAATATGG CGATGTTCTCGCGAGCTTGTTGCAAAACACGGGCCAAAAGAATTGGGTAGATGCTGACTCTGTGTCCAACATATCTGCAGGAGGTCTATTTAACGAATATTTCCGGGATCTGGTTGCTGCGATTGTAACTGCCTTGGAGC GCTCTATTAGCCCTGTACAACAGCCAACGATCGCGGCCATTTTCTTGCTAAACAACATCTCTTACCTGCAATTGGAAGTAAGTCAATTGCGGTCAGTGCTCCCTGATGGTGCTGTGAATACCAGTGGGCAGTTGCTATCGCATTCGCTGCGCTCAGCATGCACAAGTTACTTGGAATCTTGGAACAATGTAATCGCAGCATTGACGGACGAAGCACCCGGCCTAACAAGCACTGCGACCGATCCGATGAGTAATTTCTTTGAAGCACTTGCCGAAAAAGACCGAATCCACAGGACACATCCGCTGGCCCGTGGTAATCGTGGACTCTCCGACACGCTACGGAACGAAGTCGTACG GCTTGTTACGCCGATC